The segment GGAAGAAGAAAAATTCAAAATGCTACGTCGCTTTCAGTATTCAAGCGAAGCTATTATTTACCAAGGTAAATTAGAAAGCCAGGGAATTGAAGTGTTTATGAGAGACCAAAATCTTATTGATTCGACGATGTACAGCAATCTTTTTGGAGGTATCAAAATGTTTGTCAAAACCGAAGATTTCGAAAGAGCGAATGATATTTTAAATGATGTGAATTTGTTTTCTGTAGATGATGATGAACAACTCTAATTACGAATTTGATTAAATGAAGCTATTCATCACAGGAATCGGTACCGATGTTGGTAAAACTATTGCTTCCGCTATCGTCGTCGAAGCTTTAGAAGCCGATTATTGGAAACCCATTCAGGCCGGAGATTTAGACAATTCAGACAGTCATAAAGTCAAGTCTTTGATTTCGAATGACAAGTCTCAATTTCACGAAAATAGCTATAAACTCAACACGCCGGCAAGTCCACATTTGGCTGCACAGCTTGACGGAATCACAATCGATTTAAAAAAAATAACA is part of the Flavobacterium sangjuense genome and harbors:
- a CDS encoding putative signal transducing protein; translation: MEEEKFKMLRRFQYSSEAIIYQGKLESQGIEVFMRDQNLIDSTMYSNLFGGIKMFVKTEDFERANDILNDVNLFSVDDDEQL